The genomic DNA CTGTAGGTCACCACCTGGGAGAAGTTGACAGCAGCGTGAAGAGCCGAACAGGAGAAGATGATCATGGTGACGAACGTGGACACTTCTACTTTGGTCTGGAGGGACGGAGGGAAACCTGGAAGACGAGAGGAGACAGTTTGTCCTCTGTTTGTTCTCTACGTCATCATCAGGGGACAGAATGCTGATCACCTGTCTCtgttacaaacaaacaaacaaacaaacaaacaaacaaacaaacaaacaaacacctgagCTGTGGGTGAAGCTGTGAGTGTTGATGTCGGTGATCCAGTGTTGAAGCTCGGAGTCCTGCTGCACCTCATCGTCTCCACTGTAATACAGATCCACCCAGCCGACCACaaacctgcaacacacacacacacacacacacacacacacacacacacacacacacacacacacacacacacacacacacacacacggttctgaaaagtgaagtattctctctcctgtccaccagggggcgactcctctggttgtatagaagtctatgagaaaatgactctacttctctcttgatttattccctcagtaaacattgtaaacatgagtttatggtctcaatctctagtttcaagtcttcttcaatacagcatgatgttcatttagtaaatgatgctccatttagagtcaaacagaccataaagcaggggatgctttagggcggggctacacactgattgacaggtcgacaccagagacgtatacggcatctctacgtcactcctcctcagtccttaTATGGTCACTTTGTTAATTGAAGATGGTGCCAGGAGCGGAGTCACCCTGCTCGTCAAATGTCACACTTTAcccaggcagccaatcaaatcaatcaaaaggCCATTAGACTGTCAGAGAGCTGTGGAACTTTTCACTATCTTTCCAACCAAGTTGTGTTCTTTGAAGACcggattttatttttaaaaggcaggaggtgaaggagaagcGTTTAATCATCTGTGTCAGACACAGTGGTCCAGCCGTATTGATCACCtggtggaggtgtgtttgtttacctgttcaGTGCGTCCCAGACTCTCCTAGCGTCCTGGGCGTAGTAGCTCTGAGGCAGTTTGTCCACGCCGCGGAGCATCAGGTCGTCAGGGACACACAGAGAATCATAACGGATCCTCTCTGACGCCcgggacaggaggacaggtaaCGCCTCCAGACCAGAACCCGCCGCCTGGAGGAACCAGACGACACAACAACAGATAACTGCACCACACCGGTCTCCACGCCGCCATCTTTAGCACTTCTGTTACAGCTGATGACGAACCTTATCAAACACGCCGTTAGCAGCCAGCAGCGACATTCGGGCCTGGAAGTTGATCTGTAGTGACGTCCTGACGTGGGGCATCAGCAACTGTCCACaaaaaacagccaatcagaggaaataaataaaaaacatgccaacgaacaacattttaatgttgaagAAACTTTGGGTGAGAACTTGGGTTTGAGTTAAATCTCTTCCCATCATCAAACCAGTTCAGTCAAATACTTAGTTGCACAGTTATAGACCAACATGATGATTCATTAagagtttttgtgtttgtgtcacctgatAAATGtgagtccaatattctctcttttagctctgtttttggtctccaccacctcctgagggaaatatctgtctctttagctgcttaatgctccactatgttcaccagctagtctctaactgagactgtctgctgtttgatgctgagCAGGTCGTGTACGTTggcttttacattattttctctGAAAATGAAGCAACAACGTAGCTTACCAACGTTATACTTACTCAACAACTTTACTCAACAATGTAACTCAACATCCAATTCAACAACGTAACACCCTACCGTAACTAAACAACATAACCGAAAACATAAAGCTCACCAACACAACTCAACAACATAACTCAACAATGTTACGTTACAATGGAATGCAACAACATAACTCAAAAACAAAGCTCAACAACGTAACTACGTAACTCAACAACGTTACTCAAAAACCTGACAAAATTCTAAAACTAAAGTCAACGTGTCCGTGGTTTACAGAAGCAAACGATGTCAGCATTGTTCCTGGAGACTGGGCTGCATTTTTAGGTGAattaaacctaaacctaaagcTCAAATCAATGTTTTCTGTTATCTGCAGTGTGATCAGctttattttcagcatttcaaAATGTAGGTGAGGTGAGTTTGTCGACCTGGTGCAGCGGGTGCGGCTCTGGAAGCTGTCGCAGCGTTGCCACGCAGCACAGCTCTCCCAGCATGTGAGTCCTCAGGTAGTGGGAGGCCAACTGGTGACACTGGAAGTCCGCGCTGTGAACCCAGATCTTAGCCAGCAGCCAATCGCAGCCGGGGTCAGAGGGCAGGAAGACTGGGTTCTGAGGGCCGGgagtctgctgcagctgaagatgaaggtacatttactcaagtactgtgcAAGTCCATATTTTAAAGGTACTTGTATTTGATTTGAGTCTTCCATTGTATGCCACATGTTATAACTAAACtaaaagcagaaaatgagaaaacacactGTTCTGCAGCGGCATCACCTGAATCACAACACCTGCAGTTCACCTGGATGGCGATGGGGATCAGCTGTCCCTGTCGGTTCAGGTGGAGGAGGCACAGCGGGGCGGACAGGTACGTCTGCTTTCCGTTGATCACGTTGGCCGGGACGCCGTCCAGAACCTCGTAGTCCAGCAGGTAAACGTTCCCCCTCTGTCACATCAGAGAACATCAAGATAGAGCAGCTGTGTTAAAGGGCACAGCTGGCAACAGCTGGAGGTCAAAGAGCAACATGCACACCTCTAGCTCCTGCTCGAGGGAGGAGCCTCCGGGCAGGAAGGGGCGGAGCATGTCAGAGGTGACGGACAGGTTTGGAGGGAGGAGGCGGGTCTGACGCAGCATCAGAGGGTTACAGCCATTCAGACACTGGTAGCCAAAGTACCAATCCTCCATCCAGTGAGTCTTAACGAAccctgagagagaagagagccTGTTAATCTGAGACCCTGTTTTATGGATTATAGATTATTTTCCCCTCTGGTGGGCGTGTTTTTTCACAGTGTGATGATCTCGTTTTGTTTCTTACAGGCGATGTTGTTCTGGTTTCCGATGTGGGCGAAAACCGTCTCCAGCTCTGTGAAACTCGACCAGGCCTCCAGTCGGCCGGCAAAGCCTTTCAGATAGTGAACGTTAGCGGCTGAACTGAGGAcggagaaacaaacacaactcaTATCCCACATCtgtctatatttgtgtttgtgagcagaCCTCAGTTTATAAGTGTGTGACTTCACCTCTTGTGTGTGTAGCTGAGGTTCGGCCCGAGTTCAGACAGACTGTTCATGTCGACACATTGTGGAGCGCCGTCGACAAACTTTCGCCATCTTTAATATCAACAGAAGAAGAGAGCGGAGAGTTTGTTGTCGTGCATTAAAACTGTTtcacacaattacattttctcacaGATTTGGGTTTAACTTCTTGGCAGAGatcatgacattttgtgaaaatatcaaatatgtctgtttgtgtttttttacctgATGAGCTTCTGTTGAAGCTGCAGCTGTTTGAGTCGCTGCTGCTTCAACTTCTCTTCGGTCTCGTCCTTCAGAAAACACACTGGACAGGAatagaggaataaaaaaaaaaaactctgttacagtaaaagtactaataccacacagttaaaaatactgtgttacaATGAAAGTACTAAAACCACACTGTACAAATAATCTTTTGCCATTTAAAGTTCTAAAACCACACTtcaaaaatactctgttacgctaaatgtacaaataacacacagtaaaaaatactctgttacagtaaaagtatgaATACCATCattaaaaatactctgttacgcttaaagtactaatacacatacagtagaaatactctgttaaagtaaaaaaaagtatgaataccacaaagtaaaaatactaccacactgtacaaacactctgtcacagtaaaagtactaatactacacagtgaaatactttgttacagTATAATGTTCCTTCAGCAAAATTATGTCAGTTAATCAGTCAAATGTAGTTGAAGTATTAAAACTGTGACAGTTCTACTGTTATATATTCTACCATTAGATTATTAATACTCATgtacaagtacagtactttTTAAAGTAACTTTTTAAAGCTAGCTTACACTTCCCGCTCCTCAGCTCCACGTCGCCCTCTGCTGGTCGCAGCCACCGGTCACACAGGAACACCTGTACCTGTGGATCCCTCTCAGGCCCCGCCCCCGTCCCACCTCGCCCGTCCTCCAGCCTGCGGACCTCCACCCGACTGCAGTGCCAGTCCAGGTCGGGGAATCCGGTCAGAGCCTCCAGACGAAGTCGGACCAGAACCAGACGACCCAGAGGAACGTCGGCCTGGACCCGAACCAGACAGGACTGTCGGGACACGAGGAAGAGATCGTCATTCATAAATATTCTGTCACACACTCTgtgaaaagaacatttaaaagagTCACTAACTGCTCTGTTGGTGTTGGATCTCCATGATGAAACTCACCGACCCGGGCAGGAGATGATGGTCGCCCTCGCTCAGACTGATGGGCGGGGTCTCCCCCTGAGAGCCAATCAGGTTGAGCCACAGGCGGTTGAAGGTTCCACAGGTGGGACCAGGTGAGGTGTGGACAGTGACCTCAAACTCTTGACAGGATGCCATCACAGCTGGTGACGACAGGGGGACTGACTTTATGAACCTGTTAGCTTTAGCCTCAGTCTGTTAGCATGATGTCATGACCTTGGACCTGTTAGCTTTAGCCTCAGTCTGTTAGCATGACGTCATAACTGAGAGGTTGTAGGTTGTTTTGCCTACCAATAGTAAAACACACTGCTGCTAGAAAAcccctttttttatattgtgttataaaATGTATTCCGTGTAAATCTTCCTCCTGCTGGTTTTGATAACAGCTCATTTGTTTATCCCTCTGATATTTGACTTGGAAATGAGCGACAGCGTTAGCGTTAGCGTGGGCGTCGTGTCCAATGAGGCTCACTCAGAGAAAAACTACACTGCATTCTTTTATCTGAAAGGTCACTTCCTTCTTTTATTGGTTTTCCTTACGAGGGGACTTCCTGTTTTGAGTTAAACTGTCAGGGagcaaataaaaagctttttgtcCATTTTACTTACATTATAAATGGAGACATCAACGTGGCTCTGTTCAGTTATTAACCAATAGGAggacatgtttttaaaactaAACATACATTGAATATTTCTTCAGTCTGTTTTGAAACTTATTATAGATCCTGTTTTTGTAAGCAGAtgttacagtaaatattaattgaATTCTTATTTATTGTTGAAAACTATATTTGTTGGATTGTTTACGTGCATGTTGACAAATTTAATCATAATATGTGTTTGTTCAGGTGAGCTGAACATAAGTTATAGAGTTGGAAATGTCGTCTAGGAATGATTTGGtcgtaaaatatatatatatttaattacattaaaatgcaGGAGGAAACTGCAGCGTCTGTTTTAAAGCAGGGAGAGCAGATATTTGCAACATGAcaactgttttctttaatttgctttttttagttattatttttttaatgataaaatcAAAGCTTTTGTTAACTCTCTGCATGACTGTTTTATCTACAAAGTAAATTAAGACTCATAACACTTCATTTAACTACATACGAGACAGTATAAAacctaaaaagaaacaatattcTAAGATATCTGCCATGTCAGCctgctgtgacctttgacccttagTCTCTCCAATAGTGGATGTCATCGAgcttttgataaataaatgaagctaGTGCGTCTAGAGAGATTCTggttaacatttaaacatgaaatacaCAAGGTGAGTTTTAATTGTGGTATTAGTATAGTCAATATTCATACTCTGGACTAAACATAACATATTTAAGAATAAAGGAATTTCACTGCCAAATTGAccaaaaatatatgtaacagataaattaatataaaaactgtgaataaaataacataaaacatatgaaatatTCTTGTACTTGATGTTATTTAAGGGTGAAAGTAGTAATAAGAGatagaaataaaactaaaatgacatCCGTACcaaataaatgttgatattaattcattttaatacgtgttaaattgaattaaatgaataaaaacaacattttaaataagtattCTACTGCATTGACTATTCTTAAACAGAAACCTTTGAGAAACAAACCTGCAGAGCGACGACTCCTCTCTGAGCTGTTAGAGGTGAAGCTGCAGGTACAAAGCAcctctctttatttaaagcccCGCCCACTAGAACACCTGTAAGCCTACCTACAGGTAACACTGAGCACCTGTCTGCTTTATGGGAGTGTTTATAAATCATACCCATGTTCAGCTCAGCATCCGGGTTCCATAGTGTAGCGGTTATCACGTCTGCTTTACACGCAGAAGGTCCTGGGTTCGAGCCCCAGTGGAACCAcgatttttatctttttctgtattctttgttgtgtttttgaatgtgaaTACATTGATAAATATATGCATTagtaataaataagaattttgaaatcaattaatgctaaaataaataaataaagtaattaataaacgctgaaataaatatataattaaataaatgctaaaatgaataaaataatgaatgaatgttaaattaaataataaatatatgaatgctgaaataaatatggaattaaataaatgaaggcataaataaataaaagttgaaaattaaagagaacataaagaaataaatattatgtatcaatttctacatttttgttcacctacatttatttatgtatacaTTTCTATGTCCGTGTGCCAAAGCAGTGAACGCCACATGGCTGCttagtttagttaaataaagtgtattgttaccctttacttttatttattcattttaatacttattcatttttttaaacatgtatttattgttaccatttatttttatttttatttattcattttaatacttattcattttttgtattttttaaacatgtatttagttattatttcagcatttatttattattataaaagataaatcattatgatttatttatttaagcaattatttatttagtctattctattttttgtatctgtatttaaacatgtatttttttatttcagcatttatttattatttaattattttacttatactTATTTGAtcctatatttatttatacaagtATTTATTGAATACTATATTTGTTTAtacaattattaattaaatcctatatttacttatttattttttacttctgtattcatacatttatttttgtatcctATATTCACTTaaatttcatttattaaatcctatatttacttatttatttttattttttacttctgtattcatacatttttgaatttatttgtatcctatattcattaaaatatttatttattaaatcctatatttacttttttatttttattttttacttctgtattcatacatttatttcttgtaTCCTATATTCACTTAatcattaatttattaaatcctatatttacttattcatttaattttggCATTTATGCTTCTATCTGTTTATCCCTGTATTCATCCACACATTTAGaaattattctatttattatttatttattgatactTAAGTCAAAACGTATATTCAACAGGACATTTAGAGCTTTGTTCCCATCATGTGCCCGGATGTAAAATGGagatgccggggattgaacccggggcctCATACATGCGAAGcacgcgctctaccactgagctacatccccATTGGTTCATTCTGCAACCAgagtttattatttaacaataacaaacctattttattttttctgtaaaaaagcacaaaacaagATTCTTCATTAATGTTTCTTTGATTTCATAGCTGATGTATTATTGTAGTCCTGTTGAATAAACAACTAATAACAACACATTCCTTTTATTCTGGCTTTTATATTAATTTGACTTCATCAactatttgtttttactttgtttaaatgaaaataatataataattacaatgctctgaagtcagtaaaacatcaaattactaaaatattatactttccctttttccctttATTTTGGTAATCCCGCTTCCGCCACAAATAGGACCTCTGTTCCCACTGATGACGTAAGCTGcgatggccgagtggttaaggcgttggacttgaaatccaatggggtctccccgcgcaggttcgaaccCTGCTCGCAGCGGACATGTGTCACTTTTTAccttatgttttattatatatatgtatatatagtatttatactATACATAATACGTGtatgtattgatattttttatataagcAGTATATGAAATCATGCAGATGAGTTACAGTGAGATTATGAGATGaaatcatgtgtttgttgtgaggCCTTTATACGATGATgaaacaataattacattacattatattacattatattatattaaattacattatattattatatattattacattacattatattatattatattatattattattatattatattatattacattacattatattattatacattatattatattacattatattatattatattatattacattatattacattatattatattattatattatattattacattacattacattatattatattatattacattacattacattattacattacattatattatatttattattacattatattatattattattacattatattacattatattacattatattatattatattacattacattacattatattattattacattatattacattacattatattatattatattacattatattatattatattatattacattatattacattatattatattatattattattatattatattacattacattattacattacattatattacattacattacattacattagtacattttagcagacgcttttatccaaagcgacttacaggaagtgtattcaacataggtattcaagagaactactagtcaccagaagtcataagtgcatctcctttcttaaacaagcatcttaaagcataaaccagagcaaaagtatagtgcagaggcaaattactacgaaaacaataattgcaacagactaatacgaatataataagtgctacaaactactacgaataggataagtgcagtaaacgaatacgaatacaataagtgcagcgaggaaggctcagggtagttcCATTCCACCAACAGCATGACCAGAGGTGTCCTACAGCTGGAGACATATGACACATTAGACACATTAATAATTCTTAATAATTGTATCTAATTGTCTAATGTCTAATGTCTGATTTAGTTTgtcctcattcattcatttgatcACCAGCGGCCACCTTAACCACAACAACCTTTTTCCCGCCATTGGCGTTTTATTAtatgcagatgtaacacaaaacatatacatattaatattttaatattttctaaatgaaaacgaaaaaaggcagggttgtgttttatatcatatttcgttttattgtcaatatatacgactgaagataaccggagtaggcgggaccgacgagctgagttggtgacgtcatcaagttcgctgctgttccgatTGCagaatgacgtaatgacgtaatgacgtactgcgtcctcgcgtcctcgggagtttgtactcccaaGTCGAACTATCTGAActagcaagtttgcaagtccaaacTTGACAATACTTGGTATTGAGTCTGTGCTTCATGTTGTTGGACGATGTTGTTCAGAAAAGATTTGACTGTTTTAAAGTCAGGAAGGCTCTGATGAAAGACCGGATCcagatgcattgtgggaaatataGGACACATGTTTTGAGAGTTTGAACCATACTTTACTTCTCagatctcagagggaaatatgtACTTTCTACTTCACTACACTACACGTTATTTCTGCACACAAAACATACGTAAAAACAGCTAATCAGTTAGTTGAGAGGGTAGTTTTACTGTGTggttttagtacttttactgtaacagagtatctTTTCTATTTAGTAGTGgtactttaactttaacagtattttaacagtttagTACTTTGACTGTAACAGAGTATATTTTACTTTAGGAtagttgtacttttactgttacggagtatttttacagtgtggtttTAAGTATTTTACTGTAGTATTTTTTCTGTGTACTATGAGTACTTTTTTGTTACAGAGTATTTTTTCTatttagtagtagtactttaactttaacagtattttaacagttttaatacttttactgttacagagtatttttactgtaaCTAAATATTTGAACTGTCCAGTATTAGTTATTTTATCGTAATGGAGTTTTTTACTGTCTAGTACTAGTACTCTTACCGTATTAGATTATTTTCACtcgtggtattagtacttttactgtaaatgagtatttttacattgtggtagtagtacttttactgtcacaaagtattttaaattttGGGTATTTCTAGttttttactgtaacatagtaTTCTTACAGTGTGGTAGTTGTACTTTTATTGAAACAGGGTATTTTTAATGTGTGGTATTCCTACTTTACTGTAACGcagtattttttacagtgtggtattagtacttttgttgctttactagagaaaaatatgcaactttaacacacaaatatttggCAGCAAATATTAGAAAAGTGGGCAAAACTAAGAgcgtaaatataaatatcaataaatcacaaaacaggaaatgttaCAGCTGTAATGGACCCGGCGGCCTGTAGGGGGCGCCAGCAGCACTTCGCACTGATTTATTTGATAGTGTTAAGTGAAGGAGGCGATGTAAATGTATTCAGCTGCCGGTGGATTTTTATGTAGAATTAAACCTGAGGactctctgctgtgtgtttcctgcagtcacacacacacacacacacacacacacacacacacacacacacacacacacacacacacacacacacacacacacacacacacacacacacacacacacacacacacacacacacacacacacacacacacacacacacacacacacacacatacacacacacacacacacacacacacacacacacacacacacacacacacacacacacacacacacacacacacacatcacacacacacacacacacacaacacacacacacacacacacacacacacacacacacacacacacacacacacacacacacatgcacacacacacaaacacacacaaacacacacacacgcacacacacacaaacacacacacacacatgcacacacacacacacacacaaacacacacacacacacacatctctgtctCATTTAAATATCTCTTATAGTCGCtggtctttgttgttttttgtgtgttttccttcgCTACACAGTTACGtattaacatatttacatttggtTGGTTTCTGCTACGAGTTTAGGAATAACTGAGTTTGAGTCCAAATTCCCCCCAAAGTAGAGAAAACCCAGAGAACAAGTCTGTTAAAATGTTCTTAGTATTTCAAAGATCGTCATGTGCAGGAGCGTCTACCAGTAcgcctactctgcctctgattggctaccGGCTGCTAAATGCTCACTGAgcgtagctaacgttagctaactttAGCTAGCCACGCTTATGTTGTTAGCAAACTAACATTAATTAGTAATGGATCGTTGTTGATCCGTACTGATCCCCCTCACGGTttaatgacacagtttaacgttaaccgtcacagtgtaaataaagttttactgacgatcggtATCCtccaatattaatatatataattaatatgaattatatattatattaatatatataaatatgagatcaggacttcatttatgcttttctagtctctgatctctgataatgttacattgtaaacaaccaatctgtgtttaaaccaacaggaggagagccagTAACGTAAGCAGCGCCACTAacggccaacaggaggagagccagtaacgttagcagcacttctaacggccaacaggaggagagccagtaacgttagcagcaccgctaacgactaacaggaggagagaagcCAGTAAacggccaacaggaggagagccagTAAGCAGCGCCTCTAACggccaacaggaggaggagagccagtaacgttagcagcacctctaacggccaacaggaggagagccagtaacgtta from Anoplopoma fimbria isolate UVic2021 breed Golden Eagle Sablefish chromosome 24, Afim_UVic_2022, whole genome shotgun sequence includes the following:
- the zgc:152891 gene encoding hydroperoxide isomerase ALOXE3, whose translation is MASCQEFEVTVHTSPGPTCGTFNRLWLNLIGSQGETPPISLSEGDHHLLPGSSCLVRVQADVPLGRLVLVRLRLEALTGFPDLDWHCSRVEVRRLEDGRGGTGAGPERDPQVQVFLCDRWLRPAEGDVELRSGKLCFLKDETEEKLKQQRLKQLQLQQKLIRWRKFVDGAPQCVDMNSLSELGPNLSYTHKSSAANVHYLKGFAGRLEAWSSFTELETVFAHIGNQNNIAWFVKTHWMEDWYFGYQCLNGCNPLMLRQTRLLPPNLSVTSDMLRPFLPGGSSLEQELERGNVYLLDYEVLDGVPANVINGKQTYLSAPLCLLHLNRQGQLIPIAIQLQQTPGPQNPVFLPSDPGCDWLLAKIWVHSADFQCHQLASHYLRTHMLGELCCVATLRQLPEPHPLHQLLMPHVRTSLQINFQARMSLLAANGVFDKAAGSGLEALPVLLSRASERIRYDSLCVPDDLMLRGVDKLPQSYYAQDARRVWDALNRFVVGWVDLYYSGDDEVQQDSELQHWITDINTHSFTHSSGFPPSLQTKVEVSTFVTMIIFSCSALHAAVNFSQLDFALWIPNYPSSMFRPPPQVKGSLRTEDDIMSFLPEVNSSCRILSALTLLSQPAIDFVPLCHYKEAVFKDDAHRGLVEAVQADLRAISDDITDRNSQLELPYPYLCPGRIENSVAI